The Arachis hypogaea cultivar Tifrunner chromosome 16, arahy.Tifrunner.gnm2.J5K5, whole genome shotgun sequence genome contains a region encoding:
- the LOC112755088 gene encoding putative fasciclin-like arabinogalactan protein 20 encodes MEKINLFTLRTLLFLVTVVILLFPSAASSTEALLTLAVQTLTDAGFLSMALTLRLASPSIPLPSANTATVFVPPNAAFIRSGPLPLSLLKYHILPDRLPLQNLSTLQPNTPLPTLLPNSYLSITSSSSNKLSLNDVVVSKIPIFDDGSLLLLAIDDFFNSSSLQELESEPARTNAETFAAVTEVLKSNGCSVMATFLDAQLSTEFGDERKFTIFAPLDEAFAVNGVRNIGDYSTIFRKHVVPKLITWRDLIRLPNESLLPTFSDGFEINVTVSPRMRFLNGVLVAVPDMFRSDLVVVHGIHGLLDSNRVEQCHSATC; translated from the coding sequence ATGGAAAAGATTAATCTTTTCACCCTACGCACTCTTCTCTTCCTCGTCACCGTCGTCATCCTCCTGTTCCCCTCTGCCGCATCCTCCACCGAGGCCCTCCTTACCCTGGCGGTGCAAACCCTAACCGACGCCGGCTTCCTTTCCATGGCCCTCACCCTCCGCCTCGCGTCCCCTTCCATCCCCCTCCCTTCCGCCAACACCGCCACCGTCTTCGTACCCCCAAACGCCGCCTTCATCCGCTCCGGCCCGCTCCCACTCTCACTCCTCAAATACCACATCCTACCCGACAGGCTCCCACTCCAAAACCTCTCAACTCTCCAACCAAACACGCCCTTACCCACTCTCCTCCCAAATTCCTATCTCAGCATTACCTCTTCCTCCTCCAACAAACTTTCCCTAAACGACGTCGTCGTTTCCAAGATACCAATCTTCGACGACGGTTCATTACTCTTGCTCGCAATCGACGACTTCTTCAACTCATCTTCGCTCCAAGAATTAGAATCCGAACCCGCCCGTACTAACGCAGAAACGTTTGCCGCCGTCACCGAAGTCTTGAAGTCTAACGGCTGCTCCGTAATGGCCACGTTTCTTGATGCTCAGCTTTCGACGGAGTTTGGTGATGAGAGGAAGTTCACGATCTTCGCGCCGTTAGATGAGGCGTTCGCCGTTAACGGCGTGAGGAATATCGGCGATTACTCTACGATCTTCCGCAAGCACGTCGTGCCGAAGCTGATTACATGGCGCGATCTGATTCGTCTCCCTAACGAGTCTCTGCTGCCGACGTTCTCCGACGGGTTTGAGATCAATGTGACGGTTTCTCCGAGGATGCGGTTCCTCAACGGTGTTCTGGTGGCGGTTCCGGACATGTTTCGCAGCGATCTCGTCGTCGTTCATGGAATTCATGGCTTACTTGATAGCAATAGAGTGGAACAGTGCCACAGTGCTACGTGCTGA